The Cellulosimicrobium cellulans genome contains the following window.
ACGGCGTTGCGCCACGCGGCGAACCCGAGGTCCGGCGCGGTGATGCCGTGCGTGTGCTCCTCGCCGTTGAGCACGTGCACGCGGCGCGCGTCGTCGACCGTGTAGTCGCGCGCGACGTCGAACCGCCCGAGCTCGTCGAACCGGAGCAGGTGGCGCACGGGGTCGAGGAACGCGGGCACCGCCGCGGCGTAGCCCGTCGCGGCGACGAGGGCGCGCGTGCCGCGCTCGACCTCGACGCCGAGCTGCGCGTGGCGCAGGCGCAGCACGTACTCCCCCGCCTCGGGCTCGTAGCGCGCGGCCACGACCTCGGTGTCCGTGAGCAGGGTCGTCGGCACCGGGCGGTCCAGGCTGAGGCGGTACAGGGCGTCGTAGATCTCGTCCACGAGGTCGCCGCTGATCCCCTTGTACAGGCCGCGCTGCTCGCGCCCGAGGAGCTGGCGCAGCTCGAGCGGCAGCGCGTGGAAGTGGTCGGTGTACTCCGGCGACGTCATCTCCAGCGTGAGCTTCGTGTACTCCATGGGGAAGAAGCGCGGCGAGCGCGTCACCCAGTCCAGCCGGTACCCGGGCCGGTCCGCGTCGCCGTGGACGCCGTCGAGCAGGTCGCGGTAGACCTCGGCGGCCGACTGGCCGCTGCCCACGACCGTGACCGACCCCGAGGCAGAGAGCGCGGCGCGGTGCGGCAGGTACTGCGCGCTGTGCACGAGCGGCCCGGCTCCCGGGTGCTCGCCGCGCGCGACCTCGTCCGCGAGCGCCCGCAGCGCGGGCGGCAGCACCGGGGCGGTGCCGACGCCGAGCACGAGGTGGCGGCCCCGGTGCTCCTCGGTGCCCGTCACGGCGCCGTCCTCGTCGAGGATCTCGGCCCGCACGACGAACGCGTCGGCGGCCGGGTCGTGCTCGACGGCGACGACACGCCGCGACCAGCGCAGCGAGGACAGGCGGGCCGCGACCCAGCGGCAGTACGCGTCGTACTCGGCGCGCAGCGGGTAGAAGGACTCGCGGATGTAGAACGGGTAGAGCCGGCCCGTGGCCTTGAGGAACGCGAGGAACGAGTACGGCGACGTGGGGTCCGCCATGGTGACGAGGTCGGCGAGGAACGGGACCTGGATCGTCGCGCCCTCGATCATCATGCCGGGGTGCCAGCGGAACTCCGGCGCGGCGTCGAGGAAGACGGCGTCCACGTCGTCGAGCGGCGCGGACAGCGCCGCGAGCCCGAGGTTGAACGGCCCGATCCCCACGCCGACGACGTCGCGCACACGGGCAGGGTCGTGGGTCGGGACGTCGTGGGTCGGGTGCGGGGTCCCGGCCGCGGTGCCGGTCATCGGGCGACCGCCCCGGCCGTCGCGAGCGAGGCCACGAGGTCCGCGGCGTGCTCGTCGTCCTCGTCCCCCAGCAGCGCGTCGCGTTCGACGAGGGCCTGCGCGGTCGTGCGCACGAGGTCGAGCACGCGGCGCACGTCCGCCAGGGTCACGGTCGGGTTGAGGAGCGTGAGCTTGAGGCACGGGAGGCCGTCGAGCACGGTCTTGGCGACGACCGCGCGCCCGGACTCGAACAGGACGCGCCGCACGAGCGGCACGAGCCGGTCGGCGTGCTCCGCGGCCAGCCCCGGCGGCTCGTAGCGGAACAGGACCGTGGACAGGTCGGTGCGGCCGAGGACGCGCAGGTCGGGGTCGTCCGCGAGGTCGGCGTGCACCGCCGCGGCGAGGTCGCACACGGCGTCGACCATCGCGCCGACGCCGTCGGGCCCGAGCGCGCGCAGCGTCGCCCAGAGCTTGAGCGCGTCGAAGCGCCGGGTCGTCTGCAGCGACACGTCGACCTGGTTCGGCTCGGCGTTCTCGCGCGGGTTGAGGTAGTCGGCGTGGTGGGCGACGCGCTCCAGGTCGGTGCGGTCGCGCACGATCAGCGCGCTCGCGGACACGGGCTGGAAGAACGCCTTGTGGTAGTCGACCGTCACGGAGCGCGACCGTTCGATCCCGTCGAGCAGGTGCCGGCGCGTCGGGGACACGAGCAGCCCACAGCCGTACGCGGCGTCGACGTGCAGCCACACGTCCGTCGCGTCGCACACGTCCGCGACGTCCGCGAGCGGGTCGACGCAGCCGCGGTCGGTCGTGCCCGCGGTCGCGACGACCGCCATGACGAGGTCGCCCGCCGCGCGCACCGCGCCGACCGCCGCCGCGAGCGCCGCGGGGTCGAGGCGGCCGTCGGCGTCGGCCGCGACGTGGACCACGGCGTCGTCGGCCAGTCCGAGCAGCAGGGCCGAGCGGCCCACGCTGAAGTGGCTCGACGCGGCCGCGAGGACGCGCAGGCGCGGCAGCACGGCCGACCGCCCGGGTCCGCCTGCGCGGGCCGCGCGCTCGACGGCGCGTTCCCGGGCGAGGAAGAGCGCGTGCAGGTTGGACTGGGTGCCCCCGGAGGTGAGCACCCCGTCGCCCGCGGAGTACCCGACCCGGCGCGCGGTCCACGCGACGACGCGGCGCTCCATGAGGGTCGCCACCGTCGACTGGTCGAACGTGTCGACGGACGTGTTGATCGCCGCGAGCATCGCCTCGGCGCCGACGGCGGGCAGCGCGACCGGGCAGTTGAGGTGGGCGGCGTACGCGGGATCGTGGAACCACACGGCGTGGGCGGCGTAGAGGTCGCCCGTCTCGCGCAGCGCCACCTCGGTGCCGACGCCGGGCGCGTCGAGGTCGACCGCGTCGACGAGCGCCGCGAGCTGCGCGCGGCTCGCGCCCGACCAGGGCTGCGTCACCGCCGCGACCCGCGCGGCCACGTCGTCGACGACGGCGTGCAGGGTGCTCGCGTAGTCGCCCGCGGTCGCGCCCGTGAGCAGGGCCGGGGCCGTCGAGGGACCGTGCGCGGGCGCGACGGATCGTGCTGAGAGCATGGCGAGGCTCCAGGTACGGGGAGAGGACCGTCGCGGATCGCGACGGGGCAATCTGAGGTTTGCCTTGCCTAACCTAGCGCAGTCGAACGCGCCGTCAAGAGTGACCTGCGCCACGCCGCCGTGGACGCGGGACCCGCGCAGCGGGAGGATGGCACTCGCCCGTCCGTGGCTCCCGAGGAGACCGTGTGGAACCGACCGTCGCGACGACCCGCCCCGCCATCGTCACCGTGGACGACGACCCCGGGGTCTCGCGCGCGGTCGCGCGCGACCTGCGCCGCCGGTACGGCGACCGGTACCGCATCGTGCGCGCCGAGTCGGGCGCCGAGACGCTCGACGCGCTGCGCGAGCTCGCGCTGCGGGGCGAGGACGTCGCCGTCGTGCTCGCCGACCACCGCATGCCCGGCATGACGGGCGTCGAGCTGCTCGAGCAGGCGATGGACCTCTTCCCCGCCGCCCGGCGCGTCCTGCTCACCGCCTACGCGGACACCGAGGCCGCGATCGAGGCGATCAACGTCGTCGACCTCGACTACTACCTGCTCAAGCCGTGGGACCCGCCCGAGGAGAAGCTCTACCCGGTCGTGGACGCCCAGCTCGAGGCGTGGTCCGCCACCGACCGGCGCCGGCCCGCCGAGACGGTCGTCGTCGGGCACCGGTGGTCGGCGCGCTCGTCCCAGGTCCGCGAGTTCCTCGCGCGCAATCGCGTGCCCTACCGCTGGTACCCGTCGGAGTCCGCCGAGGGCGCACGGCTGCTCACCGCGGCGCAGACCGACGGCGAGGCCCTCCCCCTCGTGGTCACGCCCGAGGGCGAGGCGCTCGTCGCGCCCGACGACGCCACGCTCGCCGAGCGGGTCGGGCTCGCCACGCGGCCCACGGCCGACTTCTACGACCTCGTCGTCGTGGGCGGCGGCCCCGCCGGGCTGAGCGCCGCCCTGTACGGGGCGTCGGAGGGGCTGCGCACGGTGCTCGTCGAGCGCACCGCGACCGGCGGCCAGGCCGGGCAGAGCTCGCGCATCGACAACTACCTCGGTTTCCCCGACGGGATCTCGGGCGCGCAGCTCGCCGAGCGCGCGCGGCGACAGGCGGTGCGGTTCGGGGCGGAGATCGTCACGACGCGCGACGCGATCGAGCTCGACGTCGACGGGCCCGCGCGCAGCGTCCGCTTCCCCGACGGGACGTCGATCGACGCCCACACGGTCATCCTCGCCTCGGGCGTGTCCTACCGGCTGCTCGACGGACCGGGGCTCGAGGACCTCGTCGGGCGCGGCGTGTTCTACGGGTCGGCGCTCACCGAGGCCACGGCGTGCCACGACCAGGAGGTGTACGTCGTCGGCGGCGCCAACTCCGCGGGACAGGCGGCGCTCTACCTGGCCCGCGAGGCCAAGCGGGTCACCCTCGTGGTCCGGGGCGACTCGCTCGCCCGGTCCATGTCCTCCTACCTCGTCGAGCAGGTCGAGGCGCACCCGCGCGTGCGAGTCCTGACCCGCACGGAGGTCGTCTCGGCGTCGGGCGAGGACCACCTGGAGCACCTCGAGCTGCACGACGTCGACACCGGCGAGACCTCGCGCGTCGAGTGCGGCTGGGCGTTCGTGTTCATCGGCGCCGCGCCCCGCACGGACTGGCTCGACGGCGTCGTCGCGCGCGACCCGCGCGGGTACGTGGTCGCCGGTCCCGACCTGCTGCGCGACGGCGTCCCGCCCGCCGGGTGGACGCTCGACCGCCCGCCCTACCACCTCGAGACCTCCGTGCCGGGCGTCTTCGCCGCGGGCGACGTGCGCGCGGAGTCCGCCAAGCGCGTCGCGTCCGCCGTGGGCGAGGGCGCCATGGCCGTCATGCTCGTGCACCGCTACCTCGAACAGCTCTGACCGTCCCGTCCCGCGCGACACAGCCCCGACCCGAACCCCGGAGGCGACACCGTGACCAGCACCGAGGACCCCACCACGACCCCGCCCACCCCGGGCGCCTCCGCCGCGGCGGCCGCCCGTGGGTGGCTGCCGTGCGACGTCGACGAGCTGCGCGCGACGTTCCTGTTCGAGCACCTCACCGACGACCAGCTCGCCTGGCTGTGCGCCACCGGCCACGTCGAGCGCCACGACGCGGGCTGGCTGTTCCACGAGGGAACGCCTGCCGAGGCGTTCTACGTCCTGCTCGACGGCGGCGTCGCGCTCTACCGGCGCGTCGGCGAGGACGAGGTCGAGGTCTCGCGCACGCACCAGGTCGGCGTGTACCTCGGGGCGTGGAACGCCTACCTCGGCGACCGGCTCCCCCAGACCTACCTGCACTCGGCGCGCGCCCTGGAGCCCTCGCGCTTCTTCGTGCTCGAGGCGCACGACTTCGCCAAGCTCATGACCGAGTGGTTCCCCATGGCGGTGCACCTGTTGGAGGGGGTCTTCTGGGGGACGCGCGACGCGCAGCAGCTCGTCGGGCAGCGTGAGCGGCTGCTCGCCCTCGGGTCGCTGTCCGCGGGCCTCACGCACGAGCTCAACAACCCGGCCGCCGCCGCGGTGCGCGCCACCGGGACCCTGCGCGAGCGTGTCGCCGCCATGCGGCACAAGCTCGCGCTCATCGCCGACGGCCCCTACGACCGCGCCACCCTCGCCGAGCTCATCCGGCTCCAGGAGGAGGCGCTCGAGCGCTACGCGGACACCCGGACCGCGGACGCCGTCGGCGCGCTGGAGACGTCCGACCTCGAGGACCGGCTCACGGACTGGCTCGACGACCACGGCCTCCCGGAGGGCTGGCGCGTGTCCCCCGCGCTCGTCCAGGCCGGGATCGACGAGCCCTGGCTCGACCGCGTCGCCGAGCGCGTGGACGCCGGCGCGCTCACCGGAGCCGTGAGCTGGCTCGCGTACACGATCGAGACCGAGCAGCTCATGGCCGAGATCGAGGACGCCACCGTGCGCATCTCGACCCTCGTCGGCGCGGCGCGCCAGTACTCCCAGCTCGACCGGGCGCCGTTCCGGCCCGTCGACCTGCACGAGCTGCTCGACTCCACGCTGACGATGCTCGACCACTCGCTCGCGGGCGTCGAGGTCGTGCGGCGCTACGACACCACCCTGCCGCCCGTCCCCGTCTACGCCGCCGAGCTCAACCAGGTGTGGACCAACCTCGTCGAGAACGCCGCCCAGGCGATGGGCGGGTCCGGCACGCTCACGGTCACGACGCGGCGCGTCGACGACCGCGCCGAGGTCGAGATCGCCGACACCGGCCCCGGCATCCCCGACGCCGTGCGCCCGCGCATCTTCGAGCCCTTCTTCACGACCAAGCCGGTCGGGCAGGGCACCGGGCTCGGCCTCGACATCTCGTGGCGCATCGTCGTCAACAAGCACCACGGCGACCTCACGGTGACGTCCGTGCCCGGCGACACGCGGTTCGTCGTGCACCTGCCGCTCGAGCCCGCGCAGACCCCGCCGCAGCCCGCGCAGACCCCGCAGCCGTGACGGCCGCTGCCCCCGCCGCGGGGACGTCGCCCGTCGGCGAGGAGCGCCACGCGTCGTGGCTCGAGCTCTTCTTCGACCTCGTCGTCGTCGCGGGCATCGGGATGCTCGCCCACCTGCTGCAGGAGGACCACGACCGCGGCGGGCTCGCCCTCTACGTCGTCGCGTACACCGCGTTCTGGCTCGTGTGGGCCTGTTTCACCACGTACGGCAACGTCGCGGGCGAGGGCGCCCGTGCGCT
Protein-coding sequences here:
- a CDS encoding lysine N(6)-hydroxylase/L-ornithine N(5)-oxygenase family protein encodes the protein MTGTAAGTPHPTHDVPTHDPARVRDVVGVGIGPFNLGLAALSAPLDDVDAVFLDAAPEFRWHPGMMIEGATIQVPFLADLVTMADPTSPYSFLAFLKATGRLYPFYIRESFYPLRAEYDAYCRWVAARLSSLRWSRRVVAVEHDPAADAFVVRAEILDEDGAVTGTEEHRGRHLVLGVGTAPVLPPALRALADEVARGEHPGAGPLVHSAQYLPHRAALSASGSVTVVGSGQSAAEVYRDLLDGVHGDADRPGYRLDWVTRSPRFFPMEYTKLTLEMTSPEYTDHFHALPLELRQLLGREQRGLYKGISGDLVDEIYDALYRLSLDRPVPTTLLTDTEVVAARYEPEAGEYVLRLRHAQLGVEVERGTRALVAATGYAAAVPAFLDPVRHLLRFDELGRFDVARDYTVDDARRVHVLNGEEHTHGITAPDLGFAAWRNAVVLRTVTGREVYPVEERIAFQTFGLPDGAATSSTTSPVTAPVAAGERTGGGAR
- a CDS encoding pyridoxal phosphate-dependent decarboxylase family protein, translating into MLSARSVAPAHGPSTAPALLTGATAGDYASTLHAVVDDVAARVAAVTQPWSGASRAQLAALVDAVDLDAPGVGTEVALRETGDLYAAHAVWFHDPAYAAHLNCPVALPAVGAEAMLAAINTSVDTFDQSTVATLMERRVVAWTARRVGYSAGDGVLTSGGTQSNLHALFLARERAVERAARAGGPGRSAVLPRLRVLAAASSHFSVGRSALLLGLADDAVVHVAADADGRLDPAALAAAVGAVRAAGDLVMAVVATAGTTDRGCVDPLADVADVCDATDVWLHVDAAYGCGLLVSPTRRHLLDGIERSRSVTVDYHKAFFQPVSASALIVRDRTDLERVAHHADYLNPRENAEPNQVDVSLQTTRRFDALKLWATLRALGPDGVGAMVDAVCDLAAAVHADLADDPDLRVLGRTDLSTVLFRYEPPGLAAEHADRLVPLVRRVLFESGRAVVAKTVLDGLPCLKLTLLNPTVTLADVRRVLDLVRTTAQALVERDALLGDEDDEHAADLVASLATAGAVAR
- a CDS encoding FAD-dependent oxidoreductase translates to MEPTVATTRPAIVTVDDDPGVSRAVARDLRRRYGDRYRIVRAESGAETLDALRELALRGEDVAVVLADHRMPGMTGVELLEQAMDLFPAARRVLLTAYADTEAAIEAINVVDLDYYLLKPWDPPEEKLYPVVDAQLEAWSATDRRRPAETVVVGHRWSARSSQVREFLARNRVPYRWYPSESAEGARLLTAAQTDGEALPLVVTPEGEALVAPDDATLAERVGLATRPTADFYDLVVVGGGPAGLSAALYGASEGLRTVLVERTATGGQAGQSSRIDNYLGFPDGISGAQLAERARRQAVRFGAEIVTTRDAIELDVDGPARSVRFPDGTSIDAHTVILASGVSYRLLDGPGLEDLVGRGVFYGSALTEATACHDQEVYVVGGANSAGQAALYLAREAKRVTLVVRGDSLARSMSSYLVEQVEAHPRVRVLTRTEVVSASGEDHLEHLELHDVDTGETSRVECGWAFVFIGAAPRTDWLDGVVARDPRGYVVAGPDLLRDGVPPAGWTLDRPPYHLETSVPGVFAAGDVRAESAKRVASAVGEGAMAVMLVHRYLEQL
- a CDS encoding ATP-binding protein, which produces MTSTEDPTTTPPTPGASAAAAARGWLPCDVDELRATFLFEHLTDDQLAWLCATGHVERHDAGWLFHEGTPAEAFYVLLDGGVALYRRVGEDEVEVSRTHQVGVYLGAWNAYLGDRLPQTYLHSARALEPSRFFVLEAHDFAKLMTEWFPMAVHLLEGVFWGTRDAQQLVGQRERLLALGSLSAGLTHELNNPAAAAVRATGTLRERVAAMRHKLALIADGPYDRATLAELIRLQEEALERYADTRTADAVGALETSDLEDRLTDWLDDHGLPEGWRVSPALVQAGIDEPWLDRVAERVDAGALTGAVSWLAYTIETEQLMAEIEDATVRISTLVGAARQYSQLDRAPFRPVDLHELLDSTLTMLDHSLAGVEVVRRYDTTLPPVPVYAAELNQVWTNLVENAAQAMGGSGTLTVTTRRVDDRAEVEIADTGPGIPDAVRPRIFEPFFTTKPVGQGTGLGLDISWRIVVNKHHGDLTVTSVPGDTRFVVHLPLEPAQTPPQPAQTPQP